A stretch of DNA from Anopheles nili chromosome 2, idAnoNiliSN_F5_01, whole genome shotgun sequence:
AAAACGTTCCATAAATCAatgtgtgtctctctctctctctctctcgatcgacGGCATGGATGGCTCATGAAGAACGCAATATTTGCAGGCGATTTAATTCGGCCCAACCTCACCGTCGATGGGATCGTTAGGTCGTAGGTTAGCGCAGGTTGCATAAACCCAGGTCGCCCGCACTTGGGCAAGCTGTTCGATTTCGTGCGTAGTGCGCCACGGAATGGTGTCACACGAAATTGCTAGCCGCAGTTCTTTTGGCCCCCTTTTTACCGTACGCAGTACGTGCGACGCCATTATGCTCGCGTCCGAACTGGCTGTAATTATTCTGCCACCCTCGGTGGTCAAGCGCTgccagggaacgccggagacCGGTCATCTGCATTTGGGCGGTTGAAGAAACTCCCAAGAAAATTGACCGATCATTAGCAGTTTTGCTAAGCGATCGGTGGCGGTTTGGGAAGCAAGCCATCCCAACGACTCGTCGCGCAATTATCCTGCCCGCTTGGGGTGGAGTGTCGAAGTGAAATTTCGACAATGGCGAGAGAACCGAAGCAGCTCTAAACGAAACTCGTAGGTTTTCACAATGGATGGTAGTTGGAAAAGTACGCGCTATTTTGCAGTAGATTAATATTAATGATATTTCAAGGGATCACAAATTAACGGGCATAGATCAATTTCACTTCTAAAAGAAGCTATCTGCTTCTTCATCagctaatttattttatactttTGTAGTTCTTACTTGATCAGTGACAATCTGTCAAATAGAGGGTGCAAGTGTTACGTTTTAAATCTATGTAAAAGAGAACGAGGAATAATCTATCTAGCCAGCCATGGATTAAGTCAGATAATCGAGGAAATGCTCATTTGATACCGTTTACATTTAATATACCGATTTTGCTTATGAGGTGCAGAGAATCTAGAAGAATAAATAAGAGAATAGGCCGTCATAAGTAAATTAGACAATAAAACTTAGGGGAATGAATTAAACAACATAAcattgatttgaatttgagaatataaaatataattatataaaaaaaaactgtattaaattacacaccaaaaaaaggtTACTTCCTGTACGAAATCCAGTAAAACAGACAATAAGTAATCTAGGAGTAACCGATCCAGTGATTATATACGAACCAATTTAGTAACATACCAACTGCGAACAAACATGAAGCgtgcaaaaattaaaccaatccATCATGTGCTTTTCATGAGCATGTAGCATTCAGAATTATACCAAATAATAAAGCAGCGCACCGGGGGAAAACCCCTTCAGTAGGCCAATTAATCTTTGCTTTTCCACAAAATCACCCGCTTCGTCAGTGTCAGCAGCTCTGTACACCTCGTTTATCAGCAACGAAATTCAAGCAGGTGAAaagtaacgttttttttttcattttaatgaaacaaaaaatcatgaaaaagGGCGTAGGTTTGCTTATGATCGTACCGACGATCGTCAGATGCGGTCggtaaatttatgaaaatacGAGGCAAGTGATTTTcgaacggattttttttcgggcaaACTCCACGGTGTCTTAAGAAACATCTAATGAAAATTGGCTTCTTCTCTGTTGATAGGAAGTGTGGTCTCTTTTCGGGTAGCACCCTCCATTGCaactatttgcatttttcgttcgttggaCTTTCACTTGAAATTACCATAAGTAATGCATATTGAACGGTCCAACGTTATCTTTTGTCATTAGATGCGTTAAGCTTTGATTCCTTATCAAAATGAGACGCAAGATAGTTACCGCAGCAGATGGAACGcgagacaaaaaataaataatgagaGTGAGGGAACCGGATTAGATCCTACAGACGGGTTGGTTCAAGCGATGAAGTAAAGCCACCTCACTTAGATTGTTAATGTGGCTTAGCTCATTTGTACCGCAGGCTATTTGGTGATTTCCACACGGAACTGTGGAGTTTATTGTCtaggttgttggttttttttctgctgctcccTAGCGGAGAGcgagtgattttttgttgttgtctcaAGCGTATTAATCTAGCGGCTTGAAACCACCCTAGCTGCTCTATTTCGTGATCAACATCAAGAATGCTGTCAAGCTGAGGCAACACCGGTTGCATGGGTTTAATCATGAGTCGTGCCCGAGATGGGGTGTGTGctatttaccttttttttatgcgccaCATTCCCAGTACCAGCTGGATAGAAGAACGTGTGGCGTTGTTGACCAGTTGAACAGAACAAACCGTTTTTGACCATCCAACGTAGAAGCTTAGGAAAATCTATTCGATCACATGGCGGATGTAATTAATCTGCGATTAAATAAATCGATACAAGAATGTAGCCATTGTGCTGCCAAAATGGCCTCATATGAAGACAATAACGCCGCGAACCGATGAAGAAGAGCTTAATCGCGCGCACCTGCTACGGCTTATGTGTTCCGTGTTGTGAAACCGAAACTGAAAACTATTGCGAAAAGCAAGCCACTAATGCACTTTAACGCGAGACAACGTTTCAGGTGACGGTCCGCCCAACACGATGAGGGGTTTAGGTGAACAAACCTTTTTCGGAATTCTGTTTTCCACAGCGATGTTGCCCGTTTTCGGAGGCGTCACGTCCTAGAGCGTAACCGTGGCCCGTTCTGTGCCGCAAGGCATTCTCTTCCGAGCCACAAAACGCATGAAACAGAGCACAGCAACGCAGTGTTGAATGGTTGAAAGAAAGACgaaataaaaagacaaaaaccaCCATTGCCAAGAtcgaaaaccacccaaaaagcGACCCCCTTGCCAGCTAGAGGGTAGGGCAATGTCAATGCTACAGAAAGGAAGGTGATTGAAGAAACGGCCTTCGAGTGCGTCTGATGGACACGATCGCCAGCGGGCAATGAGTGCACGCATGTATATTagaagaaagagcaaaaaaatacgccaTCATAACACCACACACGCCCCGAAAACTGACAACATTTCACGGAACACGCACGACGGCCATCGATAATCGTTGAATGTTGTCGTACTGAACATAACGAGCGAGATACGGTTGTAAAACTGTAGAAAACTATACGATGGTTGGGTGATAATATCATTTAAATGAGAATTTTGCATATGATACGATATGCTATACTTCAAATGATCTTTAAAACTTATTAGCTTGAGTATTCAAAAGAACTTGTGTattaatgtaaaataaaaagcgcaAAACATTAGTAatcattttaaattcatttttgttttgactttttttttatttcatgtatTCAGTACAAAGATGAACCTAAAGCTTGGTTTCGATCTCTGTCGATTTTACTCTATTTTGTGAGAATTTGCAAGTTGACGATCACGATCATTTATagtgctcgatttaaaaaaaggcaaaaatacGTGTTCAAGGCCGTCTGGCGATGGCGGTTTTTGTGTTGGACAATTTCAGCAACTTTGAATCATCCTTTTAGCCACAAAACATGCCGTTTGATATGAAAGTTCACTTTAATGGACGCTTTATGactgcaataaaaatgataagctaaatttggatttgtttttttccgtttgttttccgCATCAGTTTAAAATTAGCAAGAACATAATAAATCGTTCGCAATCGACATGAAGGTTATTTCAGCACCTATTAATGGGTTTCTCATATAGatatttttggccaaaaaaggCTACCTCAATAAGGATATGTAACCGTTATGCGATGATAAAAATCTTTATGAAATCTTTAGCGCAGAAACAAATCAGAAGTCTAGACAGAAGTTTTCTAAATAACAATAACTCTGAAGATGCATTGAAATATACTATACTGAAAAGTACGCttcattaattaatttgtttcatttttaccatcaataattctttttttgcgaaaaagcTCACAATTCATGTTCTCAAAAACATTGCTTAAAATGACTCACTCGTGTCTTTGAAtgggaataaaacaaagcaaatgtaCTGGAGGATGACTAAACTAACATGCCATTAAACACCCCCTTTTAACACGAAGCTGTAGTGTAACGGTAGCACAGACGAATAAGATAACATGATTTGTGAGTCATCGTCCAAAAATCGTTTGTTGGAGATTAGCTACGAAAGTACCTTTAGGAACCTCATTCAGCTCCTGTTGATTGCCGTTGAAGATTGTTAAACTCGTAGGTGCTTAGTTTGCTATCAGCTCGCTGATAGCTGCTTTTTTATCTGTTTgtgatttgaaatttaattcttCTAAACCAATACAATCATATACTGTGGAATTCAATGAATTTGTAATACTGCTTTAAAATCATATGGCGCctacatttttatcattcgaaACAGTTTCTAGTACTTGATTTTCGCATAATACATAGCCATTAAAGCCATGCAATCTTCAACCGAATTTCAACCTTTGAACACGTGAACGATAATCAAGCGTTAGATAAAAAGGAACATCTTTACAGTATTTAACGGTTTACATCAATATTcacaaaaacatgtttttgctGCAATCGCAAGCAAGATAACATTGTCGCAGGCCGATAAGCCATGGGAACGTTCAGATCATACGACGAATGCATTACAATGTTGTCAATAGCTGTGAAAAGCTGTATGAAAATAGATCACGGTGGTTTCGTCGACATTCGACTTTGCTATCTCAGAGATAGTGCATACCTTTAGTACTTGCAAATCACATCTGTGTATTAAACTTCCTTgtaaggaaaataaaaaaaatcaatagaTACTTAAGTTTCATTATAACACTTTGTTTTATGCTTTAGATATAGAAattcagaaaaaaatgtatgcttTAGTTccagaaattgaaaaaaacacaaaaatctaTTTAAGCGATCGTGGAGCTACTAAGAAATACAAATCGTGAAGATCGCAACATGAATTGTGTCGatcgttctgttttttttttgcacagtACTGTGCACTGTTTTCACTTACACTGGAACAGCCCATCATTAAACAGTACTAGGGCTAATGAATAGTATTACTGCTGTGCAATGGCGCATACTCGTTCCGTACCTATCGCGTTATCGCCTTGAGCGGCAACAGGTAATCGGAACGTTGAAATCCCACTGTCATCAGTTCCCGATCCAGCTGCGACCGTCGAAGGTCTTGTCGTGAATTTACGAGCCTTTAACAACAACCCACAGCCATGGGCAGGCAGCTGGTGCTGTTTTGCATTTCGGTGCTTTTATACATCGCGCCAAGTACACAGGTACGTCATCGTTCCATAAAAAGTAGGTCGTTTGGTATCCCTTTATTTACGTGCACCGGTCCGTTTATCTTAGATTTCGAACCCCGGAGATCCGCACTACTGGGCAGGTGTAGTGGAGTTCCGATCGGATGGTGCGGCAAATGAAACGGCCGAAATCAGCACCACCAACCGTTTAATGCAATACCTGACCATTATCAACTCGGACGAGGCCAATGACACCGATGTGCTCGTATTTCCTGAGGGCACGCTTAACCGGCTCGAAACGTCGTCGTTTGTGCCACATCCCGACGATGGCGTCACTCCGTGTAACAATCTGCGGTACGAACGGGTCGTGCGGGATGTCTCCTGTGCTGCACGCAACAGGAAAAAGTACATCGTAATTAACCTCACCGAGAAGGCCCGATGCCCGGAAGGATACGACACGCGTCCATGCAGCCCGGACGGGTTGTACCATTTCAATACCAACGTCGTTTTCGACCGACAGGGAAAGGTCGTTTCGCGCTACCGGAAGTTTAATCTCTTCGGTGAGCGAGGTATCAACACGACCGTCGTACCGGAGTTGGCGAGCTTTTATACCGATTTTGGCGTCCGTTTCGGTCACTTCATCTGCTTTGACCTGATGTTCAACGAACCCGCCCTGGAGCTTGTACGGCTGGGGGTGACTGATTTCATCTTTCCCACGATGTGGTTCTCGGAGTTGCCATTCCTCACCGCATCGCAAATTCAGCTAGGATGGGCGTTTGCGAATAATGCAAATTTGCTGGCTGCTGGGGCCAGCTTTCCTGGAGTGGGTAGTACCGGTACTGGTGTCTACTCGGGACGACACGGAGCTATCACAACGATCATGAACTATGATCCGCAATCGTACGTAAGAGAGCATCAGCGCACAAAGCGATCAATTGTTTACACAAAATCCTTTCTTTGTAGGAAACTTTACGTGGCAAAGGTTCCAAAACTGTTGTTCCCGAACGAGGTCGTCGATAAGATTCCTCAACCCAAGGGAACACCGGCGCAGATGACGAAATTGTTTTTGAAGCGCGATCAGATCGACAAATACACGACGAAGGATCTTCCAATGACGTCAAATGCTCAACTGGAAGAGCGCGTCTGCTACGAGAACCATTGCTGTAACTTCACGATCAATTACACCGTTAAACAAAATCTCGGAAATGCGGTACGAATggttttttgcattcaaattgATTCGCCTGTTAAAAGAATTTCAATTTAACCTGAAATTTATTATGGCTTCCAGATGTACTATCGCTATAAGCTGGCCGCTTACGATGCAGGACGAACCTTTGACGGTTTTGCCGATGGGCAGATTACGACATGTGCCATTTTCGCTTGCACATCCCAAAACTTAACCAGCTGTTCCACGCGGTTCGAATCCAACCAGGCCTATGACGAGCAAGCCGTTACGTTCAATTCTATCACCATAGTGGCAAAGTTTGCCAACAACGATGAAACGTTCGTCTTGCCGAACAACGTTGACACCAGCATCGTTCCGTTCGATGTGTCCGAAACGGACTACAGTGTAGTACCGGGCACGGCTGACGAGTAAGTGTGGCTGTTTTAAAGGACCTTTCTCGAAT
This window harbors:
- the LOC128731827 gene encoding vanin-like protein 1 is translated as MGRQLVLFCISVLLYIAPSTQISNPGDPHYWAGVVEFRSDGAANETAEISTTNRLMQYLTIINSDEANDTDVLVFPEGTLNRLETSSFVPHPDDGVTPCNNLRYERVVRDVSCAARNRKKYIVINLTEKARCPEGYDTRPCSPDGLYHFNTNVVFDRQGKVVSRYRKFNLFGERGINTTVVPELASFYTDFGVRFGHFICFDLMFNEPALELVRLGVTDFIFPTMWFSELPFLTASQIQLGWAFANNANLLAAGASFPGVGSTGTGVYSGRHGAITTIMNYDPQSKLYVAKVPKLLFPNEVVDKIPQPKGTPAQMTKLFLKRDQIDKYTTKDLPMTSNAQLEERVCYENHCCNFTINYTVKQNLGNAMYYRYKLAAYDAGRTFDGFADGQITTCAIFACTSQNLTSCSTRFESNQAYDEQAVTFNSITIVAKFANNDETFVLPNNVDTSIVPFDVSETDYSVVPGTADEAPHNIVTYKLTNPRSNLFTFAIWSRKFKRYAIAYANPSASVSLLVVLITTVVGLVNNLWKA